The genomic stretch CTATTAACCAATCATGTTACTAAACAAGTTTGACAATATCGGCGAAAAAACTATCAATAAAATTGCGGAAATGGCTTTTAAAAGCCAAATTAAAGATGCTCAACATTTGAGTGTACAAGTGAAAACTGATCCGCAAAAATTAGCTAAAGGAGTTTTAGAGTCTTTAGATATTGACGGTTATGGTTTAGTGATGCAAAAAAACTTCAGATTAGAAAAAATGAGGATTACGTTAAATAATATTGCCGTTAGTCCTTTTAAGGCTTTGATGGGGAATGTACAATTAACTCAACCCAGTGAAGGTGATGCGTGTATTATCCTCAATGAAAAAGACATCGAAACGGCTTTAAATATTGATAATCTTAATCAAAAGTTGCAAAAATATGATATTTTTTATCAAAATCGTCCGGTAGGAGTAACGTTTTTTCGAGTTGATTGTCGTATTTTAGGGGATGGAAGGGTTGCCATTAAAGCAAAATTGAAAATTTCAGAAACTAATTCGATCGAAAGTGTGTGTTTAGTAATTAAACCTCGTATTTGTACTCATGGTCAAAGTATTTTAATGGATGAAGTGGAATGTACTCAAGGACAACAATTTTCATCTATCTTAACTGATGCCATCTTAGAAGAATCAACCAAAATCTTTAACCTAGATAGTTTATTAATGGATGGAATTTCCTTTAAAATGAATTATATTTCTATGGAAGAGGG from Geminocystis sp. NIES-3709 encodes the following:
- a CDS encoding DUF2993 domain-containing protein, whose product is MLLNKFDNIGEKTINKIAEMAFKSQIKDAQHLSVQVKTDPQKLAKGVLESLDIDGYGLVMQKNFRLEKMRITLNNIAVSPFKALMGNVQLTQPSEGDACIILNEKDIETALNIDNLNQKLQKYDIFYQNRPVGVTFFRVDCRILGDGRVAIKAKLKISETNSIESVCLVIKPRICTHGQSILMDEVECTQGQQFSSILTDAILEESTKIFNLDSLLMDGISFKMNYISMEEGKFNVLAIAGITHLPKV